The proteins below are encoded in one region of Pangasianodon hypophthalmus isolate fPanHyp1 chromosome 6, fPanHyp1.pri, whole genome shotgun sequence:
- the b3gnt9 gene encoding UDP-GlcNAc:betaGal beta-1,3-N-acetylglucosaminyltransferase 9, translating to MRRIRMKGDVLCTLILLVLICILWYAHQSLTPIWETVRIEHGSSSSRALLGAPTKGISLPSQTSNLLHCDHEPTLQTQTKSKPQTKLKAPKSQVKSKKKDGRKKPTAKTITVPTLPQFDFEDYLLKKDQREFKMLIDQPEKCKGPKGAPYLLIAIKSVAVDFDKRQVVRHTWGSEGVVQNGMNIMTVFLLGVPQNVTALPLWDKLLAYESHMFKDILLWDFEDTFFNLTLKETHFLQWVNSSCSNVKFIFKGDADVFVNVENILEMLGSRQAGEDLFVGDIIFHAKPIRRRNSKYFVPEFIYGQGIYPSYAGGGGFVMSGHTALRLHVACKEVELFPIDDVFLGMCLLRIGLKPSRHEGFRTFGIVRPSAAPHLQVFDPCFYRELMVVHSLNVPQIWLMWNLLHDPSVRCHTNQAHTAEPFKWIKNAPEQAKPEDPGKADYDMQVFVKH from the coding sequence ATGAGGAGAATCCGCATGAAGGGAGATGTCCTCTGCACCCTCATCTTGCTGGTACTAATCTGTATACTGTGGTATGCCCATCAGAGTTTAACACCTATCTGGGAGACGGTGCGTATCGAACATGGCTCTAGCAGCTCTCGAGCACTTCTTGGAGCACCAACAAAAGGAATCTCGTTACCCTCTCAAACGTCTAATTTACTTCATTGTGATCATGAGCCTACACTCCAGACTCAAACCAAATCTAAACCACAGACTAAATTAAAAGCTCCAAAAAGCCAAGttaaatcaaagaaaaaagatggaagGAAAAAGCCTACAGCAAAAACCATTACTGTACCCACGCTTCCTCAGTTTGACTTTGAGGATTACCTTCTCAAGAAGGACCAGCGGGAGTTCAAGATGCTCATTGACCAGCCAGAGAAATGTAAAGGACCTAAAGGTGCACCGTATTTGCTGATTGCCATAAAATCAGTAGCTGTAGACTTTGACAAGCGACAGGTTGTGCGACACACCTGGGGCAGCGAAGGTGTAGTCCAGAACGGAATGAACATCATGACCGTTTTTCTTCTTGGAGTACCCCAGAATGTTACGGCGCTTCCCTTGTGGGACAAGTTGTTGGCGTACGAGAGCCACATGTTCAAGGACATTCTGCTCTGGGACTTTGAGGACACGTTCTTTAATCTGACACTTAAAGAAACTCACTTCCTCCAGTGGGTCAACTCAAGCTGTTCAAATGTGAAGTTCATTTTCAAGGGTGATGCGGATGTCTTTGTGAACGTTGAGAACATTCTGGAAATGCTTGGCAGTAGACAGGCTGGCGAGGATCTTTTTGTCGGAGACATCATCTTCCATGCAAAACCAATTCGCAGACGTAACAGTAAATATTTTGTGCCTGAATTTATATATGGCCAGGGGATCTATCCTTCATATGCAGGAGGTGGAGGTTTTGTCATGTCAGGCCACACTGCACTTAGGCTGCATGTGGCCTGCAAGGAAGTGGAACTCTTCCCCATAGATGACGTTTTCCTGGGAATGTGTCTGCTCAGGATCGGTCTCAAGCCAAGCCGTCATGAAGGCTTCCGTACCTTTGGAATTGTGCGTCCATCGGCGGCGCCACACCTGCAGGTGTTTGACCCATGTTTCTACAGAGAGTTGATGGTGGTGCACAGCCTGAACGTGCCACAGATCTGGCTTATGTGGAACCTCCTACATGACCCCAGCGTACGCTGTCATACTAATCAAGCTCATACGGCGGAACCCTTTAAGTGGATAAAAAACGCACCTGAACAGGCTAAACCCGAGGATCCTGGTAAAGCTGACTATGACATGCAAGTGTTTGTGAAGCACTGA
- the bbs2 gene encoding Bardet-Biedl syndrome 2 protein homolog, whose protein sequence is MLVPIFTLKLNHKINPRMVTVGKFDGVHPCLTAATQAGKVFIHNPHTRGKRLTAHRLSQSTQDSDITLLNINQAVSCLAAGTLGPTTTGDTLLVGSQTNLLAYDVHDNADIFYREVTDGANAIVLGKLGSIQSPLAIIGGNCALQGFDYEGNDQFWTVTGDNVRSMALCDFTGDGKNELLVGSEDFDIRVFKEDELVSEMAENETVTSLCHMHGSRFGYALANGTVGVYDRTARYWRIKSKNHAMSIHAFDLNGDGVVELITGWSNGKIDARSDRTGEVIFKDNFSSSVAGVVEGDYRMDGQIQLICTSVEGEVRGYLPASKEMKGNLMDTSVEQDLVRELSQRKQNLLLELRNYEENNKAVPGASEGETQMGVIPANTQLQTALSVRAATESQRAHIELSISTPNETIIRAVLIFAEGIFEGESHVVHPSAQTLSGCICVPIIPPKDIPVDLHIKAFVGGKTSTQFHVFEITRQLPRFSMYDLHVDPSTPQPKGRVTFSINDRPQRVVMWLNQNFLLPEGINNPNVTFTALRGEGLLSISMRSSGEITLNTDDIDLAGDLVQSLATFLAIEDLQAEADFPAYFEELRVTLTEVDEFHSVHQKLTAAMADHSSHIRNMLVQAEDARLMGDFKTMKKRYIELYDLNRDLINEYKIRSNNHNALLTRLKAVNQAIQRAGRLRVGKPKNQVITACREAIKNNNINALFKIMRAGTASS, encoded by the exons ATGTTGGTCCCCATCTTCACCCTAAAGCTGAACCATAAGATTAACCCACGGATGGTTACTGTGGGAAAATTTGATGGCGTTCATCCATGTTTGACTGCAGCAACGCAAGCAGGCAAG GTATTCATCCACAACCCTCACACTCGAGGGAAAAGGCTAACAGCTCATCGGCTGAGTCAGAGCACCCAAGACTCCGACATCACCTTGCTTAATATTAACCAGGCAGTAAGCTGTCTTGCAGCTGGTACTTTGGGTCCCACCACGACAGGTGACACACTCCTGGTGGGCTCCCAAACCAACCTGCTAGCTTATGATGTACATGACAATGCTGACATATTCTACAGGGAG GTGACAGATGGGGCCAATGCCATTGTTTTGGGGAAGCTAGGGAGCATCCAGTCTCCCCTCGCCATCATTGGAGGAAACTGCGCTCTTCAGGGCTTTGACTATGAGGGAAATGATCAGTTCTGGACA GTGACCGGTGATAATGTGAGATCAATGGCGCTGTGTGATTTCACTGGTGATGGGAAGAATGAG CTTCTTGTGGGATCAGAAGATTTTGACATCAGGGTATTTAAAGAAGATGAGCTGGTCTCTGAGATGGCAGAGAATGAG ACTGTAACATCACTGTGTCACATGCACGGCAGCAGGTTTGGCTATGCTTTGGCCAATGGAACAGTGGGAGTGTATGACCGCACCGCCCGCTACTGGAGAATCAAA TCAAAAAATCATGCAATGAGCATCCATGCTTTTGACCTCAATGGTGATGGAGTTGTAGAACTCATAACTGGCTGGTCTAATGGGAAG ATTGACGCTCGTAGTGACCGAACTGGTGAAGTGATCTTCAAGGACAACTTTTCTTCATCGGTGGCTGGTGTGGTAGAAGGAGACTATCGCATGGATGGACAGATCCAGCTTATTTGCACCTCTGTAGAGGGAGAAG TGCGTGGCTACCTTCCGGCCAGTAAGGAGATGAAGGGGAATCTTATGGATACAAGCGTGGAACAAGACCTGGTTAGAGAGTTGAGTCAGCGCAAACAGAACCTGTTACTGGAGCTACGGAACTATGAAGAAAATAACAAG GCTGTTCCAGGTGCCTCAGAAGGGGAAACTCAGATGGGTGTCATTCCTGCCAACACTCAGCTCCAGACGGCCTTGAGTGTACGAGCAGCGACTGAGAGCCAAAGAGCCCACATAGAGCTCAGCATATCTACACCCAATG AGACCATCATTCGTGCTGTGCTGATTTTTGCTGAGGGCATTTTTGAGGGGGAGAGTCATGTGGTGCACCCTAGTGCTCAGACCCTGTCTGGCTGCATCTGTGTTCCCATAATTCCTCCTAAAGACATTCCAGTAGATCTGCACATTAAGGCCTTTGTGGGTGGAAAGACAAG TACACAGTTTCACGTGTTTGAGATAACTCGTCAGCTGCCCCGCTTCTCCATGTACGACCTTCATGTTGATCCCTCAACCCCCCAGCCAAAGGGAAGAGTTACATTCAGTATCAACGACAGGCCACAAAGG GTTGTCATGTGGCTGAACCAGAACTTTCTACTACCTGAAGGCATTAACAACCCGAACGTGACATTTACAGCACTGCGTGGAGAAGGACTGCTGTCTATTAGCATGCGCTCCAGTGGCGAG ATAACACTAAATACAGATGACATTGACCTGGCAGGAGATCTGGTCCAATCACTGGCTACTTTTCTGGCCATTGAAGATTTGCAGGCAGAGGCTGATTTTCCTGCCTACTTTGAGGAGCTTCGAGTCACTCTTACAGAG GTGGATGAGTTCCACTCTGTGCATCAGAAGTTGACAGCAGCCATGGCTGATCACTCCAGCCACATCAGGAACATGCTGGTGCAGGCGGAAGATGCCAGGCTCATGGGAGACTT CAAGACCATGAAGAAGCGTTACATTGAGCTATACGACCTCAACCGAGATCTGATCAATGAATATAAAATCCGCTCCAACAATCACAATGCTCTGTTGACCCGCCTTAAGGCTGTGAACCAAGCCATTCAGAGAGCTGGCAGGCTGAGAG TGGGAAAACCAAAGAACCAGGTCATCACTGCCTGCAGGGAAGCcatcaaaaacaacaacataaacgCCCTTTTTAAGATCATGCGAGCAGGGACTGCTTCCTCCTGA
- the mt2 gene encoding metallothionein-2: MDPCECSKTGTCTCGASCKCTNCKCTSCKKSCCSCCPSSCSKCASGCVCKDNQCDSKCCQ; this comes from the exons ATGGATCCCTGCGAGTGCTCCAAGA ctggaacctGCACCTGCGGTGCATCCTGCAAGTGCACAAACTGCAAGTGTACATCCTGCAAAAAAA GCTGCTGCTCTTGCTGCCCCTCTAGCTGCAGTAAGTGTGCCTCTGGATGCGTGTGCAAGGATAATCAGTGCGATTCCAAGTGCTGTCAGTGA